One genomic segment of Amycolatopsis sp. WQ 127309 includes these proteins:
- a CDS encoding glutathione peroxidase produces the protein MGIHEIPVKTLDGQDSSLGSLAGKALLVVNVASKCGLTPQYSGLERLQERFGAQGFSVVGFPCNQFAGQEPGSADEIQTFCSTTYGVTFPLFEKIDVNGDDRHPLYSELTKTEDAEGASGDVQWNFEKFLVGADGEVLARFRPRTEPEDEAVVKAIEAALPA, from the coding sequence ATGGGGATCCACGAAATTCCGGTCAAGACGCTCGACGGGCAGGACAGCTCGCTGGGTTCGCTGGCCGGCAAGGCGCTGCTGGTGGTCAACGTCGCGTCGAAGTGCGGCCTGACCCCGCAGTACTCCGGCCTGGAGCGGCTGCAGGAGCGCTTCGGCGCCCAGGGCTTCTCCGTGGTCGGTTTTCCGTGCAACCAGTTCGCCGGGCAGGAGCCGGGCAGCGCGGACGAGATCCAGACGTTCTGTTCGACGACCTACGGCGTCACCTTCCCGCTGTTCGAGAAGATCGACGTCAACGGCGACGACCGGCACCCGCTGTACTCGGAACTGACGAAGACCGAGGACGCCGAGGGCGCGTCCGGCGACGTCCAGTGGAACTTCGAGAAGTTCCTCGTCGGCGCCGACGGCGAGGTCCTGGCGCGGTTCCGGCCGCGCACCGAGCCCGAGGACGAGGCGGTCGTCAAGGCCATCGAGGCGGCCCTGCCCGCGTGA
- a CDS encoding YbiU family protein, whose product MTTTELPANMSEAISRTKQELRARVGDVAGAFAEVREWMRREVDAVAADQDAFPVVRFRDIADGTVPQRTVDAVRRRGCAVVKGTFARETAEGWDAELAAYLAGNDFAGTYQGPADDVFAGLASGQPQIYPVYWSKPQIQARQHERMVAVRRFLNSFWRHESEGRVWFDPDRDTAYPDRIRRRAPGSASLGLSAHTDSGSVERWLLPAYQQVFRHVFAGNWPEYDPWDGAYRTEVDEFPSTVMCSAFRTFQGWTALSEMRPGDGVLQVVPIPSAIAYVLLRALQDDIPDDDLCGAVNGQALPVGDKHHDDLLPALTSIPAVEPGDTVWWHGDVIHAVADGTNPDRWGNVMYIPASPHCAKNAAYAEKCGRAFLVGASPGDFAPEDYEVNWTGRATVGDLDDVGRAQLGL is encoded by the coding sequence ATGACCACCACCGAGCTGCCGGCGAACATGTCCGAGGCAATCTCGCGGACCAAACAGGAGCTGCGCGCCCGGGTCGGCGACGTCGCCGGCGCGTTCGCCGAAGTCCGGGAGTGGATGCGGCGGGAGGTCGACGCCGTCGCCGCCGACCAGGACGCTTTCCCTGTCGTCCGGTTTCGCGACATCGCCGACGGGACCGTGCCGCAGCGGACCGTGGACGCCGTCCGGCGGCGAGGCTGCGCCGTCGTCAAGGGCACCTTCGCGCGCGAAACGGCCGAAGGCTGGGACGCCGAGCTCGCTGCGTACCTCGCCGGCAACGACTTCGCGGGGACCTACCAAGGCCCGGCCGACGACGTCTTCGCCGGGCTCGCGTCCGGCCAGCCGCAGATCTACCCCGTCTACTGGTCGAAGCCGCAGATCCAGGCCCGCCAGCACGAGCGTATGGTCGCCGTCCGGCGGTTCCTCAACTCCTTCTGGCGGCACGAGTCCGAAGGCCGCGTCTGGTTCGACCCCGATCGCGACACCGCCTACCCCGACCGCATCCGCCGCCGCGCGCCCGGCTCGGCGTCGCTCGGGCTGTCGGCTCACACCGACTCCGGCTCGGTCGAACGCTGGCTGCTGCCCGCCTACCAGCAGGTGTTCCGCCACGTCTTCGCCGGGAACTGGCCGGAGTACGACCCGTGGGACGGCGCCTACCGCACCGAAGTGGACGAATTCCCGTCCACGGTCATGTGCTCGGCCTTCCGCACCTTCCAGGGCTGGACGGCGTTGTCGGAAATGCGCCCGGGCGACGGCGTCCTGCAAGTCGTGCCGATCCCGTCGGCGATCGCGTACGTCCTGCTCCGCGCGCTCCAGGACGACATCCCCGACGACGACCTCTGCGGCGCGGTCAACGGCCAGGCCCTGCCCGTCGGCGACAAGCACCACGACGACCTGCTGCCCGCGCTGACCTCGATCCCCGCCGTCGAACCGGGTGACACGGTCTGGTGGCACGGCGACGTCATCCACGCCGTCGCCGACGGCACCAATCCGGACCGCTGGGGAAACGTCATGTACATCCCGGCGAGCCCGCATTGCGCGAAGAATGCCGCGTACGCCGAAAAGTGCGGCCGCGCGTTTCTGGTCGGCGCGAGCCCGGGCGATTTCGCGCCGGAAGACTACGAGGTGAACTGGACCGGCCGCGCCACCGTCGGCGACCTCGACGACGTCGGACGCGCTCAGCTCGGCTTGTGA